In a genomic window of Pseudomonas putida:
- a CDS encoding sensor domain-containing protein: MSIAPPPLTTRAPASANGSPLRGTLKSALATLVLLLLALMFWQLLDQLRETQKSQRQYTIDYTADLATQVSLNMALNARIALNLLPIVEQPQSLEEQQELLRKLQKSLPDLISLALLSPSGIILADSASNSEDADYLSELVRRSHAQPHYFSNAIDGSIVHLLLHQASGTTRGYWALRFKPTFFSSLTQLGDAENRPQWLVENRYNHQIISRDEALPQVNPGTLTQDDLSNSVLTVPLSSSDWQLRGLFDRQQVLEELLPAFIGKCLLGLAFSLLPFIVLLNMRRRQRQLHEGRRRYQEIFEGTGVALCVLDMSGLNTALNKARVQSSEQLREWLQEPEQRRQLLQALRVTEVNQVALQLLNVNSCEQAWDLLIDGSPLDGSAIGNQVLEATINQQPQLELEIKLQDANGRDQHLWLVLRLPQGPEEYKAVILSITDITSRKLTELSLQEREGFWSDVVRTVPDHLYVQDVISQRMIFSNHHLGQTLGYNRTELQQMGEYFWEILLHPDDADFYHRSRHHQRQDGYSQLMQCQLRFRHRNGEWRRFDIREQALARDKHNQVTRIIGVAKDVTEQIEASESLRDSEQRYRMLAESISDVIISTDNRLTLNYVSPSVQAVLGYDAEWIFQNGWNSTIANPQQLTGIYGLMERVSKALDQPEQLALLRSQVQTQLFLFDCLRADGRKIPIELRLVLVWDEHGAFEGVLGVGRDVSQQRRAEKDLRMAATVFEHSTSAILITDPAGYIVQANEAFSRVSGYAVEQVLDQLPNMLTVDEQQEAHLRYVLKQLNQNSTWEGEVWLKRRNGEHYPAWVGITAVLDDEGDLASYVCFFSDISERKASEQRIHRLAYYDALTHLPNRSLFQDRLHTALQAAERQKSWVVLMFLDLDRFKPINDSLGHAAGDRMLKEMATRLLECVDDDDTVARMGGDEFTLLLQPRANREIALNRAIHVAEQILAGLVKPFVLEGREFFVTASIGIALSPQDGNELSQLMKNADTAMYHAKERGKNNFQFYQTDMNASALERLELESDLRHALEQNEFTLFYQPQFSGDGKRLTGAEALLRWCHPRRGMVPPGDFIPVLEELGLVVDVGDWVISQACRQLKAWHQAKVPVPKVSVNISARQFSDGQLGTRIATILKDTGLPPACLELELTESILMREVSEAMQILDGLKNLGLSIAVDDFGTGYSSLNYLKQFPIDVLKIDRTFVDGLPSGEQDAQIARAIIAMAHSLNLAVIAEGVETQEQLDFLREHGCDEVQGYLFGRPMPADRFEVQFSNDALFVLD; the protein is encoded by the coding sequence TTGTCCATTGCCCCTCCGCCCCTGACCACTCGTGCGCCGGCATCCGCGAACGGCTCGCCCCTGCGCGGAACCCTCAAAAGTGCCCTGGCGACCCTGGTACTGCTACTGCTTGCATTAATGTTCTGGCAACTGCTGGACCAGTTGCGCGAAACCCAGAAAAGCCAGCGTCAGTACACCATCGACTACACCGCCGACCTGGCCACGCAAGTCAGCCTGAACATGGCGTTGAATGCGCGAATCGCCCTTAACCTGCTGCCGATCGTCGAGCAACCGCAAAGCCTCGAAGAACAGCAGGAGCTGCTGCGCAAGCTGCAAAAATCGCTGCCCGACCTGATCAGCCTCGCCTTGCTCAGTCCATCAGGGATCATCCTTGCCGACAGCGCGAGCAACAGCGAAGACGCCGACTATCTGAGCGAGCTCGTCCGGCGCAGCCACGCCCAACCTCACTATTTCAGCAATGCCATCGATGGCTCGATCGTGCACCTGTTATTGCATCAGGCCAGCGGCACTACCCGCGGCTACTGGGCCTTGCGCTTCAAACCGACGTTTTTTTCGTCGCTGACACAACTCGGCGACGCCGAAAACCGTCCGCAGTGGCTCGTGGAAAACCGCTACAACCACCAGATCATCAGTCGCGATGAAGCACTGCCGCAGGTCAACCCGGGCACCCTGACCCAGGACGATCTGAGCAACAGCGTACTGACCGTTCCCCTGAGCAGCAGCGACTGGCAACTGCGCGGGCTGTTCGATCGCCAGCAGGTGCTTGAAGAACTGCTGCCGGCTTTCATCGGCAAATGCCTGCTGGGCCTGGCGTTTTCCCTGCTGCCTTTTATCGTCCTGCTGAACATGCGCCGGCGCCAGCGCCAACTGCATGAAGGCCGTCGGCGTTATCAGGAGATTTTCGAAGGCACGGGCGTCGCCTTGTGCGTACTCGACATGTCCGGCCTCAACACCGCGCTTAACAAGGCCCGAGTACAAAGCAGCGAGCAACTGCGCGAATGGCTCCAGGAGCCGGAACAACGCCGTCAGTTGTTGCAGGCGTTGCGCGTGACCGAAGTCAACCAGGTCGCGTTGCAACTGCTCAACGTCAACAGTTGCGAACAGGCCTGGGACCTGTTGATCGATGGCAGCCCGCTGGATGGCAGCGCCATCGGCAACCAGGTACTCGAGGCGACAATCAATCAGCAGCCGCAACTGGAGCTGGAGATCAAGCTCCAGGACGCCAACGGCCGCGACCAGCACCTGTGGCTGGTGCTGCGCCTGCCGCAAGGCCCGGAAGAATACAAAGCCGTCATCCTCAGCATCACCGACATCACCAGCCGCAAGCTCACCGAGCTGTCGCTGCAGGAACGGGAAGGCTTCTGGTCCGACGTGGTGCGCACCGTGCCCGATCACCTGTACGTGCAGGATGTGATCAGCCAGCGGATGATTTTCAGCAACCACCATCTGGGCCAGACCCTGGGCTACAACCGCACCGAACTGCAGCAGATGGGTGAGTACTTCTGGGAAATCCTCCTGCACCCCGACGATGCCGACTTCTACCACCGTTCGCGCCATCACCAGCGCCAGGACGGCTACAGCCAGTTGATGCAATGCCAGTTGCGCTTCCGTCACCGCAACGGTGAATGGCGGCGTTTCGACATTCGCGAACAGGCCCTGGCCCGCGACAAGCACAATCAGGTGACTCGCATCATTGGCGTCGCCAAGGACGTTACCGAGCAGATCGAAGCCAGTGAGTCGCTACGCGACAGCGAGCAGCGCTACCGGATGCTCGCCGAAAGCATCAGCGACGTGATCATCTCCACCGACAACCGCCTGACACTCAACTATGTCAGCCCGTCGGTGCAGGCCGTGCTGGGTTACGACGCCGAATGGATTTTCCAGAACGGCTGGAATTCGACCATCGCCAACCCACAGCAACTGACCGGCATTTACGGCCTCATGGAGCGGGTCAGCAAGGCGCTGGACCAACCCGAACAACTGGCGCTGTTGCGCAGCCAGGTGCAGACGCAACTGTTCCTGTTCGACTGCCTGCGGGCCGACGGGCGCAAGATTCCTATCGAACTGCGACTGGTGCTGGTCTGGGACGAGCACGGAGCGTTCGAGGGCGTGCTCGGGGTCGGCCGCGATGTCAGCCAGCAGCGCCGCGCCGAGAAAGACCTGCGCATGGCCGCCACGGTTTTCGAGCACTCGACCTCGGCGATCCTGATCACCGACCCCGCCGGCTACATCGTCCAGGCCAACGAAGCCTTCAGTCGCGTCAGCGGTTATGCGGTCGAACAGGTGCTCGACCAGTTGCCGAACATGCTGACCGTCGACGAGCAGCAGGAAGCCCATCTGCGCTATGTGCTCAAGCAACTGAACCAGAACAGCACCTGGGAAGGCGAAGTCTGGCTCAAGCGACGCAACGGCGAACATTACCCGGCGTGGGTCGGCATCACTGCCGTGCTGGATGACGAGGGCGACCTGGCCAGCTACGTGTGCTTCTTCAGTGACATCAGCGAGCGCAAGGCCAGTGAGCAACGGATTCACCGCCTGGCCTATTACGATGCGCTGACGCACCTGCCCAACCGCTCGCTGTTCCAGGATCGCCTGCACACCGCCCTGCAAGCGGCCGAACGGCAGAAGTCCTGGGTGGTGCTGATGTTCCTCGACCTCGACCGTTTCAAGCCGATCAACGACTCCCTGGGCCATGCCGCCGGTGATCGCATGCTCAAGGAAATGGCCACCCGGCTGCTCGAGTGCGTCGACGATGACGACACCGTTGCACGCATGGGTGGCGACGAGTTCACCTTGCTCCTGCAACCGCGGGCCAACCGCGAAATCGCCCTGAACCGGGCGATTCATGTGGCGGAACAGATTCTCGCCGGGCTGGTGAAGCCGTTCGTGCTCGAAGGGCGCGAGTTCTTCGTCACGGCCAGTATCGGCATTGCGCTGAGCCCGCAGGACGGCAACGAACTCAGCCAGTTGATGAAGAACGCCGACACCGCGATGTACCACGCCAAGGAGCGCGGCAAAAACAACTTCCAGTTCTATCAGACGGACATGAATGCCAGTGCCCTCGAACGCCTGGAACTGGAAAGCGATCTGCGCCATGCCCTGGAACAGAACGAGTTCACGCTGTTCTACCAGCCGCAATTCAGCGGCGATGGCAAACGTTTGACCGGTGCCGAAGCCCTGTTGCGCTGGTGTCATCCGCGCCGCGGCATGGTACCGCCGGGAGATTTCATTCCGGTACTCGAAGAATTGGGCCTGGTGGTGGATGTGGGCGACTGGGTCATCAGCCAGGCTTGTCGCCAGCTCAAGGCCTGGCATCAGGCCAAGGTGCCGGTGCCCAAAGTCTCGGTAAACATCTCGGCGCGACAGTTCTCCGATGGCCAACTCGGTACGCGGATCGCCACCATCCTCAAGGACACCGGCCTGCCGCCGGCCTGCCTGGAGCTGGAACTGACCGAAAGTATCCTGATGCGCGAAGTCAGCGAGGCGATGCAAATTCTCGATGGCCTGAAAAACCTCGGCTTGAGCATTGCGGTCGACGACTTCGGCACCGGTTACTCATCGCTCAACTACCTCAAGCAGTTCCCGATCGACGTGTTGAAAATCGACCGCACCTTCGTCGACGGCCTGCCGTCGGGTGAGCAGGATGCGCAGATCGCCCGGGCAATCATCGCCATGGCCCACAGCCTCAACCTGGCGGTGATCGCCGAGGGTGTGGAAACCCAGGAACAGCTCGACTTCCTCAGGGAACACGGTTGCGATGAAGTGCAGGGTTACCTGTTCGGGCGTCCGATGCCGGCGGACAGGTTCGAAGTGCAGTTCAGTAATGATGCGCTGTTCGTCCTCGACTGA
- the glyA gene encoding serine hydroxymethyltransferase yields the protein MFSRDLTIAKYDADLFAAMEQEAQRQEEHIELIASENYTSPAVMEAQGSVLTNKYAEGYPGKRYYGGCEYVDVVEQLAIDRAKELFGADYANVQPHAGSQANAAVYLALLSAGDTILGMSLAHGGHLTHGASVSSSGKLYNAIQYGIDANGLIDYDEVERLAVEHKPKMIVAGFSAYSQILDFPRFRAIADKVGAYLFVDMAHVAGLVAAGVYPNPVPFADVVTTTTHKTLRGPRGGLILARANAEIEKKLNSAVFPGAQGGPLEHVIAAKAICFKEALQPEFKAYQQQVVKNAQAMASVFIERGFDVVSGGTQNHLFLLSLIKQEISGKDADAALGKAFITVNKNSVPNDPRSPFVTSGLRFGTPAVTTRGFKEAECKELAGWICDILADLNNEAVIDAVREKVKAICKKLPVYGA from the coding sequence ATGTTCAGCCGTGATTTGACTATTGCCAAGTACGACGCCGATCTCTTTGCCGCCATGGAGCAAGAAGCTCAGCGCCAGGAAGAGCACATTGAGCTGATCGCTTCGGAAAACTACACCAGCCCTGCGGTGATGGAAGCTCAAGGCTCGGTACTGACCAACAAGTACGCCGAAGGCTACCCGGGCAAGCGCTACTACGGTGGTTGCGAGTACGTCGACGTCGTTGAGCAACTGGCCATCGATCGTGCAAAAGAACTGTTCGGCGCCGATTACGCCAACGTTCAGCCACACGCCGGCTCCCAGGCCAACGCTGCCGTTTACCTGGCCCTGCTGTCGGCCGGTGACACCATCCTGGGCATGAGCCTGGCCCACGGTGGTCACCTGACCCACGGTGCCAGCGTTTCGTCTTCGGGCAAGCTGTACAACGCCATCCAGTACGGCATCGACGCCAACGGCCTGATCGACTACGACGAAGTCGAGCGCCTGGCGGTCGAGCACAAGCCGAAAATGATCGTGGCCGGTTTCTCTGCCTACTCGCAGATCCTGGACTTCCCGCGTTTCCGCGCCATCGCTGACAAGGTCGGTGCCTACCTGTTCGTCGACATGGCCCACGTAGCCGGTCTGGTCGCCGCTGGCGTGTACCCGAACCCGGTTCCATTCGCCGACGTCGTGACCACCACCACCCACAAGACCCTGCGCGGTCCACGTGGCGGTCTGATCCTGGCTCGTGCCAACGCCGAAATCGAGAAGAAGCTGAACTCCGCGGTATTCCCTGGCGCCCAGGGCGGCCCGCTGGAGCACGTGATCGCGGCCAAGGCGATCTGCTTCAAGGAAGCACTGCAGCCTGAGTTCAAGGCCTACCAGCAACAAGTGGTGAAAAACGCCCAGGCCATGGCCAGCGTGTTCATCGAGCGCGGTTTCGACGTGGTTTCCGGAGGTACTCAGAACCACCTGTTCCTGCTGTCGCTGATCAAGCAGGAAATCTCCGGTAAAGACGCTGACGCTGCTCTGGGCAAAGCGTTCATCACCGTGAACAAGAACTCCGTGCCAAACGACCCACGCTCCCCGTTCGTCACCTCCGGTCTGCGCTTCGGCACCCCGGCCGTGACCACTCGTGGCTTCAAGGAAGCCGAGTGCAAGGAACTGGCTGGCTGGATCTGCGACATCCTGGCTGACCTGAACAACGAAGCGGTGATCGACGCCGTTCGTGAGAAAGTCAAAGCCATCTGCAAGAAGCTGCCGGTATACGGCGCCTGA
- the yjiA gene encoding GTPase, translating into MSSPIPVTILSGFLGAGKTTLLRHLLKAEHGLKIAVIENEFSDAGIDTELLGAEPVQVMTLSNGCVCCTIHTDLTKALYLLLERLDSGEIAFDRLVIECTGLADPAPVAQTFFIDEELRERYILDGIITLVDAAHAEQHLTQTIAQAQIGFADRLLVSKRDLVDESTFNALSERLTRINRRAPIRVVDHGRIDLAEMLDVRGFNLNADLGGGVSLRPVSTASSIDRISSLVLRTDKPLDIDRLSEFMNELLEDHGKQLLRYKGVLNILGEPRRMVFQGVLKLYGFDWDTEWADDEARESVIVFIADELPEEKIREGFAKVAAN; encoded by the coding sequence TTGTCCTCTCCCATCCCGGTCACGATCCTCAGCGGCTTCCTCGGCGCCGGCAAGACCACGCTGCTGCGTCACCTGCTCAAAGCCGAGCACGGCCTGAAGATCGCGGTGATCGAAAATGAATTCAGCGACGCCGGTATCGACACCGAGTTGTTGGGCGCAGAACCGGTACAGGTGATGACGCTATCCAACGGCTGCGTCTGCTGCACCATTCACACCGACCTGACCAAGGCCCTGTACCTGCTGCTCGAGCGTCTGGACAGCGGAGAAATCGCCTTCGACCGTCTGGTGATCGAATGCACCGGGCTGGCCGATCCGGCACCGGTGGCGCAAACCTTCTTCATCGACGAAGAGCTTCGCGAGCGTTACATCCTCGACGGCATCATCACCCTGGTGGATGCGGCGCATGCCGAGCAGCACCTGACCCAAACCATCGCCCAGGCACAGATCGGTTTCGCCGACCGCTTGCTGGTGAGCAAACGCGACCTGGTGGACGAGTCCACCTTCAATGCCTTGAGCGAACGCCTGACCCGCATCAACCGCCGCGCGCCCATTCGCGTGGTTGACCACGGCAGGATCGACCTGGCCGAAATGCTCGATGTGCGTGGTTTCAATCTCAATGCCGATCTGGGCGGGGGCGTGAGTTTGCGCCCGGTCAGTACGGCGTCTTCCATTGATCGCATTTCCAGCCTGGTGCTGCGCACTGACAAGCCGCTGGATATCGACAGGCTCAGCGAGTTCATGAACGAACTGCTGGAGGATCATGGCAAGCAGTTGCTTCGCTACAAAGGTGTGTTGAACATCCTGGGCGAGCCACGTCGCATGGTGTTTCAGGGCGTGCTGAAGCTTTACGGATTCGACTGGGATACGGAATGGGCCGATGATGAAGCGCGTGAAAGCGTGATCGTGTTCATTGCCGATGAGTTGCCGGAAGAAAAGATTCGCGAGGGGTTTGCCAAAGTGGCTGCGAACTGA
- a CDS encoding YbdD/YjiX family protein: MFNDLSRLGKYLGQAARLMVGMPDYDNYVEHMQNKHPDKPVMSYEAFFRERQEARYGGKGGPKCC, translated from the coding sequence ATGTTCAATGACTTGAGTCGCCTCGGAAAATACCTCGGTCAGGCCGCGCGCCTGATGGTCGGCATGCCCGACTACGACAACTACGTCGAGCACATGCAAAACAAGCACCCGGACAAACCGGTGATGAGCTACGAAGCGTTCTTCCGGGAACGTCAGGAAGCCCGTTACGGTGGCAAGGGTGGGCCGAAGTGCTGTTGA
- a CDS encoding carbon starvation CstA family protein yields the protein MKNNNSPLRHLPWLVLAILGACALGVVALRRGEAINALWIVVAAVAIYLVAYRYYSLFIANNVMQLDPRRATPAVLNNDGLDYVPTNKHILFGHHFAAIAGAGPLVGPVLAAQMGYLPGTLWLIAGVVLAGAVQDFMVLFMSTRRNGRSLGDMVREEMGRIPGTIALFGCFLIMIIILAVLALIVVKALAESPWGIFTVMATIPIAMFMGIYMRYIRPGRIGEISVIGVLLLLGSIWLGGQIAADPVWAKAFTFTGVQITWMLIGYGFVAASLPVWLILAPRDYLSTFLKIGTIVGLAIGILITMPELKMPALTQFIDGTGPVWKGGLFPFLFITIACGAVSGFHALISSGTTPKLLDNEVNARYIGYGGMLMESLVAIMAMVAASVIEPGVYFAMNSPAAVVGGDVVAVATAVSNWGFAITPDALQAVAHDIGETTILARAGGAPTLAVGIAQILHSVLPGENTMAFWYHFAILFEALFILTAVDAGTRAGRFMLQDLLGSFVPALQRTESWTANLIATAGCVAMWGWLLYQGVIDPLGGINTLWPLFGISNQMLAGIALMLGTVVLIKMKRQRYIWVTLLPAVWLLICTTTAGFIKLFDPNPAIGFLSLAKKYSDALANGQILAPAKDITQMQHVIFNAYTNATLTALFLFVVFSILFYALKVGIASWGKKERTDKESPFQALPDA from the coding sequence ATGAAAAATAATAATAGCCCGCTACGCCACTTACCCTGGCTGGTGCTGGCAATCCTGGGAGCCTGCGCCCTTGGGGTAGTGGCACTGCGCCGAGGTGAGGCGATCAACGCCTTGTGGATTGTGGTCGCTGCCGTGGCCATCTATCTGGTTGCGTATCGCTACTACAGTCTGTTCATCGCAAACAACGTGATGCAACTCGACCCGCGACGGGCCACCCCCGCCGTGCTCAACAATGACGGTCTGGACTACGTTCCTACCAACAAACACATCCTCTTCGGTCACCACTTCGCGGCCATCGCCGGCGCGGGGCCTCTGGTCGGCCCGGTGCTGGCGGCGCAGATGGGCTATCTGCCCGGCACGTTGTGGCTGATCGCCGGCGTGGTGCTGGCCGGTGCGGTGCAGGACTTCATGGTCCTGTTCATGTCCACCCGCCGCAACGGTCGTTCCCTGGGCGACATGGTCCGTGAAGAAATGGGCCGCATCCCCGGCACCATCGCTCTGTTCGGCTGTTTCCTGATCATGATCATCATCCTCGCGGTGCTGGCGCTGATCGTCGTGAAAGCGCTCGCGGAAAGCCCGTGGGGGATCTTCACGGTGATGGCGACCATCCCGATCGCGATGTTCATGGGCATCTACATGCGCTACATCCGCCCGGGTCGCATCGGTGAGATCTCGGTGATCGGCGTGTTGCTGCTGCTGGGGTCAATCTGGCTGGGCGGGCAGATTGCCGCCGACCCGGTATGGGCCAAGGCCTTCACCTTCACCGGCGTGCAGATCACCTGGATGCTGATCGGTTACGGTTTCGTGGCCGCCTCGTTGCCGGTGTGGCTGATCCTGGCGCCCCGTGACTACCTGTCGACCTTCCTGAAAATCGGCACCATCGTCGGTTTGGCGATCGGCATCCTGATCACCATGCCCGAGCTGAAAATGCCGGCCCTGACCCAGTTCATCGACGGCACCGGCCCGGTGTGGAAGGGCGGTCTGTTCCCGTTCCTGTTCATCACCATCGCCTGTGGCGCGGTGTCCGGGTTCCACGCACTGATCTCTTCCGGCACCACGCCAAAACTGCTCGATAACGAGGTGAACGCCCGTTACATCGGTTACGGCGGCATGCTGATGGAGTCCTTAGTGGCGATCATGGCCATGGTTGCCGCTTCGGTGATCGAGCCTGGCGTGTACTTCGCCATGAACAGCCCGGCGGCCGTGGTCGGCGGTGATGTGGTGGCGGTGGCGACGGCGGTCAGCAACTGGGGCTTCGCAATCACTCCCGACGCGCTGCAAGCCGTGGCCCACGACATCGGTGAAACCACCATCCTGGCCCGTGCCGGCGGTGCACCGACCCTGGCGGTGGGGATCGCGCAAATCCTGCACAGTGTGCTGCCAGGTGAAAACACCATGGCCTTCTGGTACCACTTCGCGATCCTGTTCGAAGCCCTGTTCATCCTGACGGCAGTGGATGCCGGTACCCGTGCCGGGCGTTTCATGCTGCAGGATCTGCTCGGTTCCTTCGTACCGGCGCTGCAACGTACCGAATCCTGGACCGCCAACCTGATCGCCACCGCGGGTTGCGTGGCCATGTGGGGATGGCTGCTGTATCAAGGCGTGATCGATCCACTGGGTGGCATCAACACCCTGTGGCCGCTGTTCGGCATCTCGAACCAGATGCTGGCCGGTATCGCGCTGATGCTCGGCACCGTGGTCCTGATCAAGATGAAGCGCCAGCGCTACATCTGGGTGACCTTGCTGCCAGCGGTATGGCTGCTGATCTGCACCACCACCGCTGGCTTCATCAAGCTGTTCGACCCTAATCCGGCGATCGGCTTCCTGTCGCTGGCGAAGAAATACAGCGACGCCCTGGCCAATGGCCAGATCCTCGCCCCGGCCAAGGACATCACGCAGATGCAGCATGTGATTTTCAACGCCTACACCAACGCTACGCTGACCGCGCTGTTCCTGTTCGTGGTGTTCAGCATCCTGTTCTATGCGCTCAAGGTCGGCATTGCCTCCTGGGGTAAAAAAGAACGTACGGATAAAGAATCGCCCTTCCAGGCGCTGCCGGATGCGTGA
- a CDS encoding PilZ domain-containing protein has protein sequence MSEHPADRRRFKRIAFDARTELSQGEFVWPVKLIDLSLKGLLIQRPEPWLGDPQQDFFVDIHLSEDVDIEMDVQLTHEDQDQLGFVCHHISLESIERLRRLIELNLGDQQELERELGALIEI, from the coding sequence ATGAGCGAGCACCCTGCCGATCGCCGCCGCTTCAAACGTATTGCGTTCGATGCCAGAACCGAGCTGAGCCAGGGGGAATTCGTCTGGCCGGTGAAACTGATCGATCTGTCACTCAAGGGATTGCTGATCCAGCGACCTGAACCGTGGCTGGGCGACCCGCAGCAGGATTTTTTCGTCGACATTCACCTGAGCGAAGACGTCGACATCGAAATGGACGTGCAATTGACCCACGAAGACCAGGATCAGCTGGGCTTTGTCTGCCACCACATCAGTCTGGAATCCATCGAACGTCTGCGGCGATTGATTGAGCTCAACCTGGGAGACCAGCAGGAGCTTGAGCGGGAGTTGGGCGCTCTGATCGAAATCTGA
- the radA gene encoding DNA repair protein RadA — MAKAKRMYGCTECGSTFPKWAGQCSECGAWNTLTETMVESGGAAAPSGRTGWAGQQAQIKTLAEVSVEEIPRFSTVSSELDRVLGGGLVDGSVVLIGGDPGIGKSTILLQTLCNLAKSMPALYVTGEESQQQVAMRARRLGLPQDQLRVMTETCIESIIATARQEKPKVMVIDSIQTIFTEQLQSAPGGVSQVRESAALLVRYAKQSGTAIFLVGHVTKEGALAGPRVLEHMVDTVLYFEGESDGRLRLLRAVKNRFGAVNELGVFGMTDKGLKEVSNPSAIFLTRAQEEVPGSVVMATWEGTRPMLVEVQALVDDSHLANPRRVTLGLDQNRLAMLLAVLHRHGGIPTHDQDVFLNVVGGVKVLETASDLALMAAVMSSLRNRPLPHDLLVFGEVGLSGEVRPVPSGQERLKEAAKHGFKRAIVPKGNAPKEAPPGLQIIAVTRLEQALDALFE; from the coding sequence ATGGCCAAGGCCAAACGTATGTACGGCTGCACGGAGTGCGGCTCAACCTTCCCGAAGTGGGCCGGCCAATGCAGCGAATGCGGCGCCTGGAACACGCTGACCGAAACCATGGTGGAAAGCGGTGGGGCTGCGGCGCCCAGCGGGCGCACAGGTTGGGCTGGCCAGCAGGCGCAGATCAAGACTCTGGCCGAAGTCAGTGTCGAAGAAATTCCGCGCTTCTCCACCGTATCCAGCGAACTGGATCGGGTGCTGGGAGGCGGTCTGGTCGACGGTTCGGTCGTGCTGATTGGCGGCGACCCGGGTATCGGTAAATCGACCATCCTGCTGCAGACCTTGTGCAACCTGGCCAAAAGCATGCCGGCACTGTATGTCACCGGCGAAGAGTCCCAGCAGCAAGTGGCCATGCGTGCACGACGGCTGGGCTTGCCGCAGGATCAATTGCGGGTCATGACTGAAACCTGCATCGAGTCCATCATCGCCACGGCCCGCCAGGAAAAGCCCAAGGTCATGGTGATCGATTCGATCCAGACGATTTTCACCGAACAATTGCAATCGGCGCCGGGCGGTGTATCCCAGGTACGCGAGAGCGCGGCGTTGCTGGTGCGCTATGCCAAGCAGAGCGGCACGGCGATTTTCCTCGTTGGTCACGTAACCAAGGAAGGCGCGCTGGCCGGTCCCCGTGTGCTGGAGCACATGGTTGATACGGTGCTGTACTTCGAAGGTGAGTCGGATGGGCGCCTGCGCTTGTTGCGGGCGGTGAAAAACCGTTTCGGTGCGGTTAACGAACTGGGCGTGTTCGGCATGACGGACAAGGGCCTGAAGGAAGTCTCAAATCCGTCTGCGATTTTTCTGACACGTGCCCAGGAAGAAGTACCGGGCAGTGTGGTCATGGCAACGTGGGAGGGCACGCGGCCGATGCTGGTGGAAGTCCAGGCACTGGTCGATGACAGCCACCTGGCCAACCCGCGTCGGGTCACGCTGGGCCTGGATCAGAACCGCCTGGCGATGTTGCTGGCGGTGCTGCACCGTCATGGCGGAATTCCGACCCATGACCAGGATGTGTTTCTCAACGTGGTGGGTGGCGTGAAAGTGTTGGAAACGGCTTCCGACCTGGCGTTGATGGCGGCAGTGATGTCCAGTCTGCGCAACCGGCCGCTGCCCCATGACCTGCTGGTGTTTGGTGAAGTCGGTTTGTCCGGCGAGGTGCGCCCTGTGCCAAGTGGTCAGGAGCGGCTGAAAGAGGCGGCCAAGCACGGATTCAAGCGTGCCATCGTACCCAAGGGCAACGCACCGAAAGAGGCGCCGCCGGGGTTGCAGATCATTGCCGTTACACGCCTTGAACAGGCCCTCGACGCACTATTTGAGTGA